A stretch of DNA from Bradyrhizobium algeriense:
GCGCCCCGAATAGCTTGAATAAACGGCCGGTTCGATCGGACATGGCGCGGAACGTAGCCTGAAGCCGGCATGCCGGCAAAGCGGCTAGACCAGCTTGAACGCAACGACGAAACCGAGCACCAGTACAACCGCCCCGATGGCGACCCACAGGCCGAGCCGCTTTTCCAGCTCGCTCCGGATCACGTCGCCGTAGCGGTTGAGCAGGACGGCGACCACGAAGAAGCGCCCGCCGCGCGCGACGATGGAGCACAGGATGAACAGCCAGATGTTGTAGCCCGCGAAGCCCGAGGTGATGGTCACGAGCTTGTAGGGGATCGGCGTCAGGCCCTTCACCAGGATGATCACCGCGCCCCATTCGGCATAGGAGGCCCGGAAGGTCTCGACCTTGTCACTGAGGCCGTAAAGGGTAATGAGCCAGTGCCCGATCGAATCGTAGAGCAGCGCGCCGATCGCGTATCCGACCACGCCGCCGGCGACGGAAGAGATCGTGCACACGGTCGCGAACCACCACGCCTTCTTCGGCCGCGCCAGCGACATCGGCAACAGCATGATGTCGGGCGGAATCGGGAAGAACGAGCTTTCCGCGAAGGATACGGCCGCCATGATCCAGAGCGCGTAAGGCTTGTCAGCGGCGTCGATGCACCAATCGTAGGTCCGTTTCAGCATGGCCGCATGAACCATCATGCGGCGGATTTGTCCATGCCGGAAAAGGACGAAATTGGAGGGGAATTAGTGCCGTTTATGCGAAGAGCGGCCTTCCAGCGCGACAATTCGCCGCCGGACCGCGGGGGACGCCGTCGCCTTGGACAACGCCTTGGCAGATAGCGGCTTGGCGGGTAGTGCCTTGCTCGCGAGAACTTTGGGCATTTTGACCGCCGACTTCGGCAGCTTCTCGGCGATGCCGAGCATATCCTCGCGGCGCCCCATTTCGCGCCAGACATCCTCCGGCTTCACGCCGGCCGAAGCCCAAAGGACGATCAGGTTGTAGAGCAGATCGGCACTCTCGCGGACCACCGCGTCGGTCTTGCCGTTGACGGCGTCGATGACGACTTCGATGGCTTCCTCGGCGAGCTTCTTGGCCATCTTGGAGGGACCGCGCTGAAACAGCCGGGCCGTTCGCGACGTGGCCGGATCGAGATCCCTGGCCGCGATGACAGCCTGATAAAGCCGTTCGAGCGAATCACTCATCATGCCAACCTAATGCAAAGCCGTGGCGAGCGTGTTAACGGCCAGGCCTGCAACCAGAAAAAAATCCACCGGCCGGACGGCCGGTGGATTTATCTTTAACGACTGCTTTAACGGCGGTCACAATTACCAGCTAGCGAGGGGATGCCCGCGATAGTGGGGCACGCCCGATCGATAATAACCGCCGCCATAGTAGGGGCCGCCTCCGTAATAGACCGGTCCGCCGTAATACGCCGGCGCGCCACCGTAGTAGCCGTAGCTGTCATAATAATAGTCGCGCCGGTTCTGGGCGGCCGCGATCGCAAGCCCCGTGCCGACGATGCCAGCAAAAGCCGCCGCTGCCGCGGCACCACCGCCGCCGCGATAATATCTGCGGCGCGCGCTGATATCGGTCGCATCGCTGGTCCCTGCCGATGCCGTGACGCCCTTGCCTGAAGTCGCGGAGCCGGCGAAGGCCATCGATGGCTGGACCGCCGTCAGCGCCACCGCCGCGATCGTCGCCACCGCGCCGGCGCGGCCGATCGATGAAAACAAACCCTTTCGCGCAAACATCTCGACATCCTCCGTGGGAGCTGGCCCGACAGGCCTCCGATGGCTAACCACTGAGCAGATACTAGGTTCCCGAATCCGAACGGCAGCTGAACGATCCCTGGCAAAATCATGGCAGTCATCGACCGTTCAGGTTAGATGCTGCAGAATGGCTCGCCCAAGAGCGATTCATGCCGTTGGCGATGTCACGAAACAGTCATCGCCGGCGCGGCAACTTGTCCCACCTCGTGCTGATGTAACCTCGATGCGTGCTGTCAGGACCAACGTCATCCGCTCTCGCCTGAGCGCTCTCTTGAGCGTTCGCTCGAGGGTTCTCTTGGCTTCCCTTGCCGGGCTGTGCGCAATTGCGGGCTTGATGGCGAGCAATGTCCTGGCCGCGGATGAACCCCGGCCTCCCCTCGCGATCCAGTTTTCGCTCGATCGTCCGATCGATGCCGCAGCCGCCCCGTTCGTAATGGCCTCAACCGGCGGCCTGTTCAGCGCGGAAGCGCTGGCGGTCACGACCAACATCGCCAGCGGATCGCAGGATGCGATTGCGCGCGTCGCGGCCGGCACCAGCGATTTTGCCCTCGTCGACATCAACGCATTGATGCGGTTTCGCGACAAGGACAAGCAGGGCGGCCCGAGGATCAAGGCGGTGTTCGTGCTGTTCAACAAGGCGCCCTATTCCATCATCGCCCGCAGAAGCCGCGGCGTCCGTGCGCTGACTGACATCGAGGGCAAGACGCTCGGCGTCGCCGAAGGCGACCTGTCGGTCCGGCTGTGGCCGGCGGTAGCCCACCAGAACGGCATCAAGATCAAGACCGTGAAACAGAGCAGCATCAGCGCCGCAGTACGCGAGCCGATGCTTTCGGCGGGCCAGATCGACGCCGTGACCGGATTCTCTTATCTGTCGGCGATCAATTTGAAGGACCGCGGCGTGCCGGCCGACGATCTGGCGGTGCTGAAACTCGCCGACTATGGCTGCGAGGCCTATGGTTTCGCTGTTATCGCCAATCCGGCGCTGGCAGCCGCCAAGCCCGAGACGGTGAAGGGATTCGTGCGGGCCGCGATCGGCGGCCTGAATCTCACCGTCAAGGACCCTGCAGGCGCTGCGACCGAAGTCGCCAATCGCATGGACGGCGGCTCAAAGGACCTCGAACTCGAACGCCTGCAAGCCATCCTGCGCGACAACATCCTGACCAGCGAAGTGAAACGCAACGGCATCGGCGCGATCGATCCGGCACGCTTCGAACGCTCGATCGACCAGGTCTCGGAAGATTTCAAGTTTCAGAAGCGGCCGCAGGCCTCCGACATTTTTGACGACCAGTACCTGCCGCCGCTCAACGGCCGCTTGATCAATTGAGGCAGTGCCCCTTCATGGAGAGGTGGGCGTGTTATCCGCAAGCGATTAGAGATAAAAGCGATTGAACAAATTCATCCCGCTCTGGTTCTCCGCCGCGATCCCTGATTAGTATAGTGGCCGCTGATCGCTTCCTTTGAGTCCTTGATCCGAATGTCCATGCTGCGCCTCTACACCCGCGTCCTCGAGCTGCTCGGCAAGGAGGCGCGGCTGGGCTGGATTCTGGCCTTCGCCAACCTGCTGCTGGCCGGCGCGCAATTCGCCGAGCCGGTGCTGTTCGGCAAGATCGTCGACGTGCTCTCCGGCAAACCGCAGGCCGGGCCGCTGGCGTCGAATTCGGCGTGGCCGCTGCTCGCGGCCTGGGTTGCGTTCGGCCTGTTCACGATCCTCTGCAGCGCGGCGGTCGCGCTCAACGCCGACAAGCTGGCGCACCGCCAGCGCCAGGTGGTGCTGACGGATTATTTCGAGCATATCATGCAGTTGCCGCTGACCTTTCATTCCGGCACCCATTCCGGCCGGCTGATGAAGGTGATGCTGAACGGCACCGATGCGCTGTGGCGGCTCTGGCTCGGTTTCTTCCGCGAGCATTTTGCCGCAATCCTGTCGCTGGTCGTGCTGCTGCCGCTCGCGCTCTACATCAACTGGCGGCTGGCGATCCTCCTGTTCGTGCTGTGCGTGGTGTTCACGGTGCTGACCACGCTCGTGGTGCGCAAGACCTACGGCATGCAGAGCGAAGTCGAAGCGCAATACAGCGACCTTTCGGCACGCGCCTCCGACGCGCTCGGCAATGTCGCACTGGTGCAGAGCTTCGTGCGGATCGATGCGGAAGTTCAGGGCCTGCGCTTCGTCGCCGACAAGCTGCTCGCCGCTCAGATGCCGGTGCTTGGCTGGTGGGCGCTGGTCACCATCATCACCCGCGCCTCCACCACCATCACGGTGCTGGCGATCTTCTCCGTCGGCATCTACCTGCACGGACAAGGGCAGACCACGGTCGGCGAGATCGTCATGTTCGTGAGTTTTGCGACCATGCTGATCCAGAAGCTCGAACAGGTGGTGAGCTTCATCAACAGCGTGTTCATGGAGGCGCCGCGCCTGCAGGAATTCTTCGACGTGCTGGACGCGGTGCCCGCGGTGCGCGACCGGCCCGGCGCGATGGATACCGGCCGCCTCTCCGGCCTCGTCGAATTCAACGACGTCTCGTTTTCCTATGACGGCAAGCGGCCCGCGGTCGAGGACGTTTCGTTTACCGCCCTGCCCGGCCAGACCATCGCGCTGGTCGGCCCGACCGGCGCCGGCAAATCGACGGCGATCGCGCTTCTGCACCGCGCCTTCGACCCGCAATCCGGCATTATCAAGATCGACGGCATGGATATCCGCGGCCTGAAGCTGACCGCGCTGCGGCGGAACATCGGCGTGGTGTTCCAGGAGGCGCTGCTGTTCAACCGCTCGCTCGCCGACAACCTCCGCGTCGGCAAGCCGGACGCCACCGACGAGGAAATGCGCATCGCCGCAAGCCGCGCGCAGGCGCTGGAATTCATCGAACGCAGCGAAAAGAAATTCGAGACCCACGCCGGCGAGCGCGGCCGCATGCTGTCCGGCGGCGAACGGCAACGCCTGTCGATCGCGCGCGCGTTGCTGAAGGACCCGCCGATCCTGATCCTCGACGAGGCGACCAGCGCGCTCGACGCCGTCACCGAAGCCAAGGTCAACGCCGCCCTCGACGAGGTCATGAAGGGCCGCACCACCTTCGTGATCGCGCACCGGCTTTCAACCATTCGCAACGCCACCCGTATCCTGGTGTTCGACAATGGGCGCGTGATCGAAAGCGGAACTTTCGATGAACTGGTGGCCAAAGGCGGACGCTTTGCGGAACTCGCGAAGGCCCAGTTCATGGTGCAGGAGAATGCGCGCGCCGGAATCGAGGCCAAATAGGCTAGCGTGAGCGCGATCACGGTTTGGACATCGCCGAATTTGCGACGATTTCGTCCACCATTTAATCGCCCGGGCTCTGTTCTGGCCGGCCAAGCCGGTATAGGTTTGCGCCTGCCGCAAAGCGACGGCGCCGGACACGCTTGAAACCCGAACGTTAGCTTCTCAAGGACCTCCTTTTCGAAGGCGGGTCTCAAAGGACCGGAACGGAAAAGTGCAACTTCTTCGCCTGCTGCCACGCCATTCGTCGATGAACTGGATTCTCCTCGTGGCGGCGCTAGCCGTCGTGACGCCGCGCGCCGTGCAAGCCGAAGCGCTGCTGGTCGTTGAAGCCGACACCGGCAAGGTGCTGCAGGCCGACAACGCCACCATGCCCTGGTACCCCGCCTCGGTGACCAAGATCATGACCGCCTACGTCACGCTGAAGGCCGTGAAGGACGGGCGTCTGTCGCTCGACACGCTGCTGACGGTGTCGCCGGTCGCAGCCTCGGAATCGCCGTCCAAGATGGGTTTTCCTCCGGGCACCCAGGTCACCGTCGACAACGCGCTCAAGATGATGATGGTGAAGTCGGCCAACGACATGGCTGTGGTGCTTGCCGAAGGCGTCGGCGGATCGATCGACGGTTTCTCGGCGATGATGAACCAGACCGCCGCGAGGCTCGGCATGACGCAGACGAGCTACGTCAATCCGAACGGCCTGCCGGCGGATGGACAGATCACCTCGGCGCGCGATCTTGCGATCCTGGCGCGCGCCGTCATTCGCGACCTGCCGGAATACGAATACTTCATGCACATTCCCTCGATCCGCTACGGTCGCAGGGTGACGCAGAATTTCAACAAGCTGATCGGGCGCTATCCCGGCGCCGACGGTTTCAAGACCGGCTTCATCTGCGCTTCCGGCTACAATCTGGTTGCGTCTGCGACGCGCAACGGCAAGCGGCTGATCGCCGTCGTGCTCGGCGCGTCCTCGGGCCAGGCACGCGCGGTGCGCGCCGCGCAGTTGCTGGAGCGTGGCTTCGGCAACGGACTGGGCTGGCTGAAGCCTTCGCTCGGTACCGTCGACAGTCTGGTTCCGATCGATGCGACGCCGCCGAACCTGCGCGAAGAGATGTGCAACGGCAAACGCAAGCGGCCGGCCACCGACGAGGACGCCGACGTCGTCGCCACCAACGGCAGCGCGTCGAGCGGCGAGACCGCGGTCACGTTCTTCACCGCCGCCGGGCTGCAGCCGCCGATGGCC
This window harbors:
- a CDS encoding YqaA family protein; the protein is MLKRTYDWCIDAADKPYALWIMAAVSFAESSFFPIPPDIMLLPMSLARPKKAWWFATVCTISSVAGGVVGYAIGALLYDSIGHWLITLYGLSDKVETFRASYAEWGAVIILVKGLTPIPYKLVTITSGFAGYNIWLFILCSIVARGGRFFVVAVLLNRYGDVIRSELEKRLGLWVAIGAVVLVLGFVVAFKLV
- the hisE gene encoding phosphoribosyl-ATP diphosphatase, which gives rise to MSDSLERLYQAVIAARDLDPATSRTARLFQRGPSKMAKKLAEEAIEVVIDAVNGKTDAVVRESADLLYNLIVLWASAGVKPEDVWREMGRREDMLGIAEKLPKSAVKMPKVLASKALPAKPLSAKALSKATASPAVRRRIVALEGRSSHKRH
- a CDS encoding ABC transporter substrate-binding protein, which produces MASNVLAADEPRPPLAIQFSLDRPIDAAAAPFVMASTGGLFSAEALAVTTNIASGSQDAIARVAAGTSDFALVDINALMRFRDKDKQGGPRIKAVFVLFNKAPYSIIARRSRGVRALTDIEGKTLGVAEGDLSVRLWPAVAHQNGIKIKTVKQSSISAAVREPMLSAGQIDAVTGFSYLSAINLKDRGVPADDLAVLKLADYGCEAYGFAVIANPALAAAKPETVKGFVRAAIGGLNLTVKDPAGAATEVANRMDGGSKDLELERLQAILRDNILTSEVKRNGIGAIDPARFERSIDQVSEDFKFQKRPQASDIFDDQYLPPLNGRLIN
- a CDS encoding glucan ABC transporter ATP-binding protein/ permease, translating into MSMLRLYTRVLELLGKEARLGWILAFANLLLAGAQFAEPVLFGKIVDVLSGKPQAGPLASNSAWPLLAAWVAFGLFTILCSAAVALNADKLAHRQRQVVLTDYFEHIMQLPLTFHSGTHSGRLMKVMLNGTDALWRLWLGFFREHFAAILSLVVLLPLALYINWRLAILLFVLCVVFTVLTTLVVRKTYGMQSEVEAQYSDLSARASDALGNVALVQSFVRIDAEVQGLRFVADKLLAAQMPVLGWWALVTIITRASTTITVLAIFSVGIYLHGQGQTTVGEIVMFVSFATMLIQKLEQVVSFINSVFMEAPRLQEFFDVLDAVPAVRDRPGAMDTGRLSGLVEFNDVSFSYDGKRPAVEDVSFTALPGQTIALVGPTGAGKSTAIALLHRAFDPQSGIIKIDGMDIRGLKLTALRRNIGVVFQEALLFNRSLADNLRVGKPDATDEEMRIAASRAQALEFIERSEKKFETHAGERGRMLSGGERQRLSIARALLKDPPILILDEATSALDAVTEAKVNAALDEVMKGRTTFVIAHRLSTIRNATRILVFDNGRVIESGTFDELVAKGGRFAELAKAQFMVQENARAGIEAK
- a CDS encoding D-alanyl-D-alanine carboxypeptidase family protein, coding for MQLLRLLPRHSSMNWILLVAALAVVTPRAVQAEALLVVEADTGKVLQADNATMPWYPASVTKIMTAYVTLKAVKDGRLSLDTLLTVSPVAASESPSKMGFPPGTQVTVDNALKMMMVKSANDMAVVLAEGVGGSIDGFSAMMNQTAARLGMTQTSYVNPNGLPADGQITSARDLAILARAVIRDLPEYEYFMHIPSIRYGRRVTQNFNKLIGRYPGADGFKTGFICASGYNLVASATRNGKRLIAVVLGASSGQARAVRAAQLLERGFGNGLGWLKPSLGTVDSLVPIDATPPNLREEMCNGKRKRPATDEDADVVATNGSASSGETAVTFFTAAGLQPPMAKPADLMAAAAVPSEPVPVYTGPTKTGAALIAAVAAEAQKQASAKRGKKSKIAAKKPDAAAAPKAEASAKPAAKPATVRHANAKPEAAATKPAAAADRKPAAKPAAVGDKPAPKPAKPKATAKPKGETKPAG